From one Lusitaniella coriacea LEGE 07157 genomic stretch:
- the accD gene encoding acetyl-CoA carboxylase, carboxyltransferase subunit beta → MSLFDWFANRQKSEPHVQPPQEREIADGLWTKCEACSVLAYTKDLRANQMVCLDCGHHLRVNSDERIRQLIDRKTWKPIDEEISPIDPLGFKDRKPYQDRLRDYQKRTGLTDAVQTGIGLLDGLPVALGVMDFRFMGGSMGSVVGEKLCRLIEYGTQEGLTVVILCASGGARMQEGMLSLMQMAKISGALQHHREAKLLYIPVLTHPTTGGVTASFAMLGDVILAEPKATIGFAGRRVIEQTLREKLPDDFQTSEYLLQHGFVDAIVPRTQLKRILAQLISLHQPFSAIPEPTIVKDAVGSTG, encoded by the coding sequence GTCTATGGACAAAGTGCGAAGCGTGCAGCGTTTTAGCTTACACCAAAGACCTGCGAGCCAATCAAATGGTCTGTCTTGACTGCGGTCATCATTTGCGGGTGAATAGCGACGAGCGGATTCGTCAATTGATCGACCGCAAAACCTGGAAACCCATTGATGAGGAAATTTCCCCCATCGATCCCTTGGGTTTTAAAGACCGCAAACCCTATCAAGATCGCCTGCGAGACTATCAAAAACGAACGGGTTTGACCGATGCAGTACAAACGGGAATTGGCTTGCTTGATGGTTTGCCCGTCGCTTTGGGCGTGATGGATTTTCGCTTTATGGGGGGCAGTATGGGGTCTGTTGTGGGGGAAAAATTGTGCCGCTTGATTGAATATGGCACCCAAGAAGGCTTAACCGTGGTTATTCTTTGCGCGTCGGGGGGCGCGAGAATGCAAGAAGGAATGTTGAGTCTGATGCAAATGGCAAAGATTTCCGGGGCGCTGCAACACCATCGAGAGGCGAAATTGCTCTATATTCCCGTTCTAACCCATCCGACAACGGGCGGCGTGACGGCGAGTTTCGCGATGTTGGGGGATGTCATTTTGGCAGAACCTAAAGCCACGATTGGATTCGCGGGACGCAGGGTGATCGAGCAAACCCTACGGGAAAAGTTGCCTGATGATTTCCAAACTTCTGAATATTTACTCCAGCATGGTTTTGTGGACGCGATCGTTCCGCGCACGCAACTCAAGCGAATTCTGGCTCAATTGATTAGCTTGCACCAGCCTTTCAGCGCGATTCCCGAACCGACGATTGTCAAGGATGCGGTGGGTTCGACGGGGTAG